The segment CCCGCGGGGAATCCTCATTTGGCCCAGGAGTGACAAAGGTCTCCCAGCCCCAggacttttgtttttattcacgTTGGACTCAGACCACACTGAGCGGCTCTGCAGCCCTGACCCATGACTTTGCAGAAGCAGATGAGAGAAATGGGGCTGGGATCAAACATTTTCTCTACCTCAAATGGGAAAGCCACAGACAACAGAGACCCACATGATGGAGACATGAGATGGTGGGAGGATCCTCACTCAAAACtattgattttaaaacaaaaccaaaaaaaaaaaaacaaaaccaccaaaCACCTTGTTGGATGCCATTACTGCTCTATACAAATGGGCAAGttcaggggctgggggctggatgCTCAGAGACGCGCATCCAGTCACTCACCCTGCCTCTCTGAGTATTCTTCCACCGCCATCTAAGTCACTGTGGTCACTTGTTACCTGTATCCTCCACTAGAATGTAATGTTTCCATGTGTGTGTTGTTCACTGTTCACCTCCAGGCTTGTGAGGCAGTGTCTGCCAGTCAATATTTGCACAGGAAAAATGGCGCAAGGTCAGGCCAACATTTTCCAGAGGCAAAAAAAGAGGTGaaaatgggaaggaaaggaggaaggagacctTTCCCACACCTCCGTCCCAGCTGGGGTGGCCACACATCCCCAAAGCACTGTCTGATGCCAGGCCTTTTGACCCCCGTGCATTAGGGATGTTATTCTCATTTCGGGAACTGGCCCAAAACAAGCAGCGATGGGAAGGAGACTCAGAGGGTCCCATGATAACATGACGCAGCAGCAAACTTGACACCTGCCTGTGAGATGGACGAACTCACTACGCTGGGTCCAAAAAAGCTTCCAAAAGACCACAGGTGCTATAACATCCTTTTTATAGGGGTCAAGCATAAGTAAAGCTGAACAATATAGGTTGTGTACTGGTGTGTGAAGTGGGGACAACTCCCAAGTTCTGCGGATACACAATACAGCTAAGGAGGAACAGCGTACAGAAAAGGGAAGGGGCACACAGATAAAGCTGGTTTTCGGCAAGTATTTCAGATCTCAGATTTGAATGGTGGGCTCACAGGTGATGATTATACCGTCTACATGTGGGCAGGCAGGGGTCCCAACAGACCCTGCCTTCACTCCCTGTTGGTCACTACAGCTAGGCTATGGTGCAAAACATACGTAAGATTAAAAAGGCCATTGATGGCCCAGTGATGCCCACATACCATGACTGAAGAGGGGCTCCTACTCAGGATAGCTGAGGTtcctggaagggaagggaagggaggcccATCTCCTTGATATGCTAAGCCCAGGGGTCAGCTAATGCTGGCTTGAGGGCCAAAGCCTGCCTACCCCTTATTTTTGTAAATCAAGTCTTATTGGAACTCGGTCACACCCATTCATTTAGTCTATGGCTGCCTTCCAGGCATTGAGTAGTTGccacagagaccatatggccagAGAAGCTTAGAATGCTACTCTCAGCTCCTTGCAGAAAAGGTTTGTCCACTCCATTCCAATCCCTAAGTATGCAACTGGTAGATAAAGCCCCACCCAGTATAGGGTCTCCGTGGCTACTGAGGCTTCTGGGTCAGGGGTAAAGCTGGGAAAAAGGCAACGATCAGACACCCTATTCCCCGccgcccccatcccccaccactgCCAGCCCCAAAGGAGTCTGTAGGGCTGTGTCACTGAGAAgcatttcccctttcttttcttctctttcctctttcttctcttgctcCCACCCccttctgtccctccctcccactttctaatattaaatttacAAGAATGTTACCAAGTGATGTCCTATGAAATGACGTTGCTTTGAAAAGACTGAAAGATTTTCGTTAGACCTCTCCGTGAACGTCTCAGCCACTGGCTAAGCAACCAATGATGTATCTTTTGAAATTGCGCCCGTCTGACCTTGGATGCCCCTCAAAGTCCAGTGTTTATTCGACTAAAACATCTGAAGCGCTTAAATGTACCTGGCACTTCCATCTGCGCTCGCGGTTCATGAAAACAGCCTCAGCTCCAGGACACACCTCTGGGCTAACGCTGGCCAGACCCACATACCGCGCCCTACACGGGTTCTTATTTTCGTGCTAAGGATTCTTTCCGAATAGGACTTAGTTTTTAAAGGCAAGATTGGGAGTAAGTAGGATTTCTGCAGAGGAACTCGCGCCAAAAGCACAGAAGGATGACTGATGGCCCATTTTAAAGAGGCTACGGGTTTCTGAGCAGATGACGCAAATACAATCGCACAGACTTGGGTACCAGTTCTGGCAGAACGCCCAGTTATCAGTGATGTATTTACCATGGGTGGGACTCTCACTTTTAACATATTTTCTGAAACTCCAGCAAGCGTTTCCTGGCTTCTTTAAGAAACTGCTTGTGCAACTTGTTTTGCTCTAGAATCTGCTGTTGAATGTCACGGATCATCTGACTGTGCCTGTCATCGTCGACCATGGCAGCCGAGGGGGAAGTGGGGCTGCGGTCATACCCGCCTTCCTTCTCCGGGTCTGGAGGGGAGTCAGGCTTCGGATGAACCAGACGAGCTTGCCTCTGTTCCCTCCTGCCGTCTTTCAGCTCCGTCTGGAGGTCGGCCTCCAAACTCACCTTGTGGTGTTCGATTTGCTCGAGCAGGTCCAGCTGCTTTAGTCTTCTTTGCTCCACCTGCATTTTCTGCTTCTGCATTGCTGCCATCAAGCCAACCCTGTCTGCCTGTTCTTGCGGGTGAAGCTGAAGGGAGCCCTGCACCAGCGCATCCAGTTGGGGCGGCTCCCATCCGGATCCGGGGCTGCAGAAGAGCCAGTGCTTTTCATCCAGAGAGGTTCCTGCCTCGGGACACCCAAGTGTACTGTCGCTCTTAACCACGCCCTTGGCCATCCTATGGTATTTCTGGTTCTCGAGCTTGCTTAGAAACTTTTGCAAGCTGGTTCTGGACGGCGTCAAGTGGGCTTCCATCCCCACTGGATTCGTGGGCTCTCCGGCGGACACCACATGAATCTCTGCGTCTCCTTCCGCCTTCTCTCTCTGGCTCTCCCTTCTCCGTGCTTGCGTCTCCTCCTTGAAGTCCTGGTCTTCCCCAGGGCTCTGCTCCACCCCGGGCTTGAGATCCAGCTGCGAGGTCAGGTGTTTTTTCAGCTTCCTGTTGGTATCaaacaactcttcgaaggcaaattCCAGCTCTCTCTGCCACTTGCTCTTGTTCCCAAGCTTCGCGGGCGGCGAGGCCCCCCTTCTGTGGGTCAAGCCGACTGGACACAGCTGTTCCAGGTGGTCGGCTTTGCCTTCGGGGCTCTGATCCAGACAGTTGTTTTTCGGGCCTTGACGACGAGCTGGCCGCTTCCCCAGCTGCCTCCTGCCCTCCCGGGCTGCGTCACTCTCCTGTTCCTCCAGGCGCTTGATCCCCTCCGTGGCAGCCAAGAGCTTCTTCACATCTGTCCCGTGACGGCAGCCCCCGCCGGTCTTCGTGGAAGGCGCTCGTTTTCCTTTACTCCTCTCCGGGGGGTTCAAGGAAGGGGGACATGGGCCCGTGGCTCTGGAGGCCCTCTGCCTCTCTCGGTCCACTGCTCTCCTCCGGGACGTGGCGCACCAGGGTTGCCGCCGGGCCAGCTCCTCCCTGCGTCCCTTCTCTTCCCGCGCGGCCACTCTGTGCTTCCCCTTGGCCCTGGGCAACCTGGCTGCTCCTCGCTGGGCCGAGCCCTCTGAGTCAGGTTCATGGTCCTCGGCCCGTTCGCCCCCCGAGCCCAACAGATGCGCTAAGTACAGCCGCCCCAGGCCTCGAATTTGCTGGTCCAGGGCCTCTGGCCACTCTGCCTTCAGCTCCTCGACCAAGCGCTGGAGCAGCTGGGTCTTCCGCTGCTGGGGGTCCTTCTGTCTTCTCTGCGGGGCCAAGGCTCCCTTCTCTCGGACCTGGAGCAATCTGTCCGAAAGGTTCTGCCTCGagaaccaggcttccttgtcgGGACTGGGGCTCAGTCCAGCAGCTCTCTCCGAGCTTCTTCGCATGTCAGGGACTTGTACAGACACAGCTTTGGAGAGAAGGTGGTAGGAACCCAGAGAGCGGAGGTTCAAGGGCACCAGGGGCCGAGAGGCCACAGGTGCCAGGGCTGTTTTGGGTCAAGCCCACCTGGAAGGAAGATGCACAGTGCTGCCCTGAGTGTTCCAAGGAAAGCGAGACCCTGGAGACAAGGCAAAGGGGGGACTCTGAGTGTGGCGGGCTGGGGGTGCCTAGGGGAGGTGACCTGTCCCTTCAGACTGTCCTCCAGACCCCCACCCGCAAGGGCCCGTTCTCAGCTCCCGATTTCTGTCTCACAAGCCTCCACACAAGACCTATAGGGCAGCTATTCTCAGCGGAGGGTGGTTTTGCTTCAGAGGGGCACGTGTGGCCATTTCTGAGACAGTTTCGGTTGCCAcacctggaggagggggcagtgCTAGAGGCATCTAGCGGGTGGATGCAGGGTTGCTATGAAACAGCCCGTGATGCACAGGACGGCGGCCCTGCGACTAGCAGGGACCTGGCCCTCGATGTCCACAGTGCTGAGGTTAAGACCCCACCTTAGGAGACGAGTTAGGGCTCGGGTCGGGGGTGTGTGTGCAAATGCCTGGCCCTCTGGAGGGAGCTACTTATAAATGAAAGGAGGAAGGAGTGTAGGAGGAACACACCCCGGTGAGAaaggtgtgtgcgtgtgcgtgcgtgggtggggggaggtgcgCAGATGACTGCAGATCGAATGTTTGTACTAAAATTCAGTGCAAACAGAGGTTAAGCTGGTGGTATCTCTTTTTTCACATCTCTTTGGCATCAGGCAGGGACACGTGCTCCACCAGACCTTCCTAAAGAAGGACCTGCATTTATACCAGAAAAAAAGAGTATGGAGCCTGTGGCCACTCACAGCTGGTGTCCAAAACTGCCATTATTTGTGGGCTACATGAGCCGCCTCCTGGACACTGCAGTTTGAACGGAGCCCGCTTCACCTGTGTAGgattcccttcccttctttcatCTTAGGGTATGAGGGGTGGAGTCAGGCTGAGCAAATTTTAGCTCAAAAGTAATGGTGGtccccagaaatcccactgcatCAATTGGAACAACTAATGTGAACTGTGCGGGCTGCCCTCCACTCGTCTGTTTTCCAGTAATCCTAGAGGTAAGGAGTTATCGAGGGTGCAAGGGTGAATGAACCTGTGCACCCCTGGttcacaggtggggaaactgaggcagggagcAACTGAGAAACTTGACCcagatcacacagctggcaagtggCAGCTGCTGCTCAGGTAGACATCTCGTCTTTGACCAATGGTCACATAGCCACCAGCTTTTGGTAACTGTGATCATGCAGTTAGACATGTGGAAACCTGGTTAATACCATATTCTACCAGTCTGCCAACCCCCATGATGagcaagaggagagagaaagagaaagctagGGCGTTAAACACAATGGTTGAGATTTTCAACCAAAGTGACACGGGTATCCACATACAAAAAAGATTAGACCCTATCTTACCATATACCAAATTgtatatcatatacaaaaatgaatgcaaatggatcatagaccttaACATAAAGTCTAAAGCTACAATTAGAAGAAAGCAGAAGTGTAATTTCATGACCTCAGACTGGGCACACATTCTTAGATACAACTCCAAGAGCACAAACAATATAAGAAATTGATAAGTTTGGCATCATCAGTATTAAAAACCTTTGCACTTCAAAAGACATTGTCAATAGGTATAAACACAAGACACGGACTGGAAGGCAATACCTGCAAATCACACACCCAACAAAAGACCTGAATCAGTTGGTATAAACTACTCGTACAACCCAGTAAGAAGACAACAAACAAtccatttaaaaatgggcaaaaggctGAAATATACACATCACCAAAGAAGATTTATGTATGGCTGATAAAGCCCATAacaagatgttcaacatcaaccctcatcagggaaatgcaaaatgaagataccacttcacacccactaggatggctacaaTGAAAGAGACAGGCAATGACAAATGTTGGCGAGGGCGTGGGGACATTGGAACCCTCACAGACTTCTGGTTCCTGGTGGGGATGCAAAATGCTGCAGCTGTTCTGAAAGAGCTTCGCAGTTTTATACAAAGGTAAATGtatggaactttcctggtggtccagtggttaagaatctgcctgccaatgcaggcgacactggtttgatccctggtccaggaagattccacatgcctcggggtaaactaagcccatgtgccacaactgagaagcccctgcagtaaGAAGTCCAAGTACTGCAACTGGAGgggagcccctgctcgctgcaactagagaaagcccatgccaagcaatgaagacccagtgcagccgtaAGTAAAAGGTAAAAGTAGATCTACCTAAGTACACGCCCAAGGAAAAGGAAATCATGTCCCTACACCAAGAAAGGGAAGCGCAGAAACTGAGTAACTGTCCCAGCTCACAGGGATGAGCTGGGTTTGAATCTGAGTCCCAAACATCAGAGACAGCTTTTCCTACCCTTAGGAATGGccacaggcttccttggtggctcagatggcaaagaatccgcctgcaatgaaggagccctgggtttgatccctgggttgggaagatccgctggaggagggcatggtaacccactctagtattcttgtctggagaatctccatggacagaggagcctgtccggctacagtccatggggctgcaaagagtcagacatgaccgagtaactgagcacagcacaggaatGCCCATAGGGGTGTCCAAACAgatgaggagagagacagagctgTGAAGGTTTCTTTGTCCATCTTGGAAGACAGCTGGAGAGAACAGCGTAAACTGCACTGCTAACAGGTGACAATCAGCATAACCTGGACGAGTGTCTCCCACTCTTGAGGCCCCCACCCACTCAATCACCCCGTTACAGCCCAAGCCAGGCCGGCTGGGGCAGGCGCCCCAGTGCAGTCCAGTTGATTTTCCTAGACACATGCAAATGGGTGAAAACCTATAACATCTGGATGGTGACCTTGGGGAAAAAGCCCAGAAATTAGTCAGCTCCCTTGTTCAGGAACTGAAAACCCTGGAGCAACTGGCAGATGCACCTGGGCCCTCTGCCCACGTTCCCAGCTCCCTGGGGCCCTCACCTCCAAGCCCTGCCCTGCTCGCTGACCAGACCAGAATGCTCTGGGCATCCAGTTCTCCCTTGGGTCTTCTGCTCCTGCTCCCCCAGAGGGCGATGGGCTGGGCTGTGACTACCACCCTCAACCCTCAGGAAGCCACAGCCCCGTCCCTACAGAAGGCCTGCTCAGCACGGCCGCCGTGAGGAACACTGGGCCCATTCTCctctcaccctctgctgtcccTGGTGCACAGAGCCAGCCCTCGGTGGTCACCTGGGCAGCGGCTTAGATGACTCTTCAGCCAAGATAGACCCCCTCCCAGGCCACCGGGAAGCGCCCAGGCCCACAGCAACCCTCCTGCCTTCTGACCCCTCAATGGAGCCTCCAGGGC is part of the Bubalus kerabau isolate K-KA32 ecotype Philippines breed swamp buffalo chromosome 4, PCC_UOA_SB_1v2, whole genome shotgun sequence genome and harbors:
- the CEP295NL gene encoding protein DDC8 homolog, whose protein sequence is MRRSSERAAGLSPSPDKEAWFSRQNLSDRLLQVREKGALAPQRRQKDPQQRKTQLLQRLVEELKAEWPEALDQQIRGLGRLYLAHLLGSGGERAEDHEPDSEGSAQRGAARLPRAKGKHRVAAREEKGRREELARRQPWCATSRRRAVDRERQRASRATGPCPPSLNPPERSKGKRAPSTKTGGGCRHGTDVKKLLAATEGIKRLEEQESDAAREGRRQLGKRPARRQGPKNNCLDQSPEGKADHLEQLCPVGLTHRRGASPPAKLGNKSKWQRELEFAFEELFDTNRKLKKHLTSQLDLKPGVEQSPGEDQDFKEETQARRRESQREKAEGDAEIHVVSAGEPTNPVGMEAHLTPSRTSLQKFLSKLENQKYHRMAKGVVKSDSTLGCPEAGTSLDEKHWLFCSPGSGWEPPQLDALVQGSLQLHPQEQADRVGLMAAMQKQKMQVEQRRLKQLDLLEQIEHHKVSLEADLQTELKDGRREQRQARLVHPKPDSPPDPEKEGGYDRSPTSPSAAMVDDDRHSQMIRDIQQQILEQNKLHKQFLKEARKRLLEFQKIC